The Synechocystis sp. PCC 6714 genome includes the window AATGTTCATAGCTGGGACAAACCACTGACTCTGGCAACTCTTCGGTGAGTAGTTCATAGAGCATGGGCTTAAAGACAAAATTTTCCTGGGGTTCCACCAGGACGATTGGGCCGGCGTGCTGATGATGGCGCAAATGCAAAGCAGTAAATAGCCCCACAAAACCGCCACCAACAATAACTGTTGTTACTGACGTTGCCGAATCCGACGAATTAATGGCCACAGTTTTCTATCCCACTGCCGAACAAGTTTCACTATGCCCGGAGGCACTTCCCCTGTAAAGGTAGCATGCAAGCAAAAAGTGGGGCCAATTTCCCAGAAACTGGAACCCCACCCAACAAAATTTAGGCCAAGGATTTTAGATCATTAGACCAGTTAGACCAATTACATAGGAGGCAGAATTACTTGGTCAATGACATGGATTACACCATTACTGGCATCCACATCGGCGGAAATGACAGTGGCTTTATTGACTTTGACTTTGCCATCTTTAACTTTGAAGGTGATGGGTTCACCAGCCAGAGATTCCACTTGACCGGATTGAACTTGGGCCGCGGTGATTTTACCGGGGATAACGTGGTAGGTGAGAACTTTCACCAATTTATCTTTGTTTTCGGGTAGCAACAGACTTTCCACTGTACCAGCGGGCAGGGCGGCAAAGGCATCGTTAGTGGGGGCGAAAACAGTAAAGGGCCCCTCAGCGGACAAGGCTTCCACTAAATCAGCGGCCTCGACCGCAGCGACTAAAGTAGTAAAAGCTTCATTGCCAGCGGCAACTTCCACAATGGTCATGCTGGTTTCCGCGGCGGCCTGGCTGACTACTGCGGGCTTTTCTGTGGTCTCAATTTCTGCCATGGCAACGGTGGGAGCACCGAGGGCGAATCCAGATAAAGCGGTGACAGCGGCAATTTTAGCGGCAAATTTCATAATTAATGATTCCTTGTGAGAAGATTATCCACCGCTATTATGACAAACTATAAATTTTTGTGAAGAGATGTTAAGGCAAAATTATCATTGGCACAACACAGAGGGAAATTAGAAAATATCTGCTGGATCAGCGGCTCGCAAACGACCCACGGCGATCGCCCCGGAAATGCAACACATGGCAATGGTCATAATCAATACAGTTAACGCCCTAGCGGTGGTCATAATTAGCGGTAAACCGGTGGCCCGGGCGGTGTTAGTGTAGAGTATCAATCCCAAACCAAAGCTAGGCAAAAAGCCAATCACCGCCAACAATAAGGCTTCCTGGAACACGACCCCCAAAAGATAACGATCGCCGTAACCGATGGCTTTGAGGGTGGCATATTCCGGCAAATGGTCAGAAACATCGGTGTAAAGAATTTGATAGACAATTACGGTACCGACGATGAAACCCATAGCGGTGCCCAAACCGAAGACAAAACCGATGGTGGTGCGGGTTTGCCAATAATTTAATTCGTATTGGACTAACTTTTCCTTGGTAAAAATCTGGACATCACCCCCGGTGAGATCCTTGCGAATTTCTTCGGCCACCCGTTCCGGATCGGCGCCGGGTTTGAGTTGCAAAATGGCCACATCGATGGAAGTACGGTCCCGGTCGGGAAAAAGACGAAAGAAATTCAAATCACTGGTGATTAAAGTGCCGTCCGCCCCAAAGGAGGAGCCGAGGGTAAATAGCCCTTGCACTTGGATGCGACGATTACCCACCTCTGTGAAAACAGGGCCATCAGCTGCTAACAGTGCGGGCACCGGGCCAAATTCTTCCCTAGAGTCCTGGTCAAATAGGAATACGTCGGGGCGCTTGATCAAGTCTAAATTTTCCCCCACCCCCGGCAGATTGATGGGATTGTTAACGGGGTTAAAACCCATAATGTAAATTTGTCGACTGGCCTTGGTTTCTGGATTTTTCCAACGGTTGATGTCAATGTAGAGGCTACTGCCATCGTTGACAGCCTTGTTGCCCATGGCTTGGTATAAACGACGGGCCGCAAAGGGGGTGGGATTAACAAAGGTATCCGTTTGGGTACTGAGGATAAATAGGTCCCCCTGTAAACTTTCAGGAATGCGAATTGCACTGTCAAATAGGGCATTCTTGAACCCCAGTTGCATAAAAATCAACACATCGGCAAAGGCAATGCCGGCGATCGCCGCCAGGAGTCGCATCCTTTCATGGAAAAGCTGGTGCCAGGCAAGGGGAATTTTCATTATGGGGTAATGGCTAAAGGCTTAAACTTAATTGCGGGGGGGCGCAGTGATGGAATCCGGTTCAATTTTCACCACCACTTTGGCGTTGCTTAAACCGGCCACGGTTTTGCTCGCGCTGGGACTGAGGGCAATTTTCACTTCCACCACCCTGGCATCAATGTCGGCGGCTGGGTCGGAGTTGAGCACATCATTTTTGCCAATTTTTAAGCCAATATCAGTAACTCGACCTTCCAAGTCCCCGCTAAAGCTGTCATTTTCACTGGTGATCCAAGCAGTCTGCCCCGGTTTAACCCGGCCGATGTCATTTTCATACACTTCCGCCACCACAATCATTTGGGAGGTAATGCCGAGGTCGAGGATGCCATTGTCATCGCTAACTTTTTCCCCCGGGCGAGTATAAATTTTTAATACCTGGGAATCCATCGGTGCCCGCACCACCGCAGTGTCTAACTCAGCTCGGGCTTCCTGGAAACGGGCCATGGCCAGGTTCAACTCCGCCTGGGCCTTTTGCACATCCACCTGGCGAATTTCCGCAATTTGGGACAGGGTGGCCCGGGCCGACTCCCTTTCCAGCAGCATAGTTTGGGCGTCCTTATCCCGGATTGATTGCTGTTCCCGGATTTGTTCTTCCAAAGTGGCCTCGGTTTTCATTAACCGAGCCTGAGCTTCTCGCAATCGCTGGTTGCTGGTTTCCAAATTCAAACGCCGCTGCTCCCAGTCCGCCATGGCGATCGCCCCATTCTCCGCCAAACTGCGATAGCGGCGGTCATCGTTGGCCGCTTGATTTACCTCCGCCCGTAGGCGATCAATGGTAGCCTGTTGCTCTAGCTTTTCCCCTTCCAACTGTTTGATTAAATTGGCCAAAGCAGCTTGGTTAACGGCAAAATTCTGTTCTAATTCCGCCTGAGCTTTACGAACCTGGGACTCCTGGGCGGCTATTTCCCCCCGTTTAGCCCCTGCCTCGATGATGGCCAAATCTGCCTGGGCCACCCGCACCGACTCCTGGGCGGAAACCACAGCGGCGGCTTTTTGTTCGTAGGAATCCAGCACCGCCACCACCTGGCCTTCTTTTACTTTGTCCCCTTCCCTGACTAAAACTCTGGCTACTTTCGCTCCGCCAAAGGACCCCGGTGAAGCAGAAAGCTTAATAATTTCCCCCAGGGGAGCAATGCGTCCCAGGGCCGCCACCGGTTGATCTGCCAAAGACTGGCCTGGGGAGGGGGGCGCGATGGAACTGGAAGCGTTATCTTCCCCTTGGTTGACCCCGGAACGGAGACTGTAAAAAATTATGCCCCCAGTGAATAAAACCCCCACCACCATGGCCAAAATAATCCAGCGGAGGCTATGGTCAGGGGAGGCAAGTTGTCCAGTCCTAGTCGATTCACCCATAAGGTAAAAGAGGTCAATAGCCTGAAAATGCTAAATGAATTGTAACATTTCGATACGGGAGGATTCAGGGCAGGAGGACACAGTTATTGCGCCTTTCAAGGACGGAGATTATCCCCCGCTGACTGGTCTAAAAGCCAAAGAAGTTCCCCCTGGGGCTGAATAAACCGGGCAGGGTATTGATGGGGATCGGCCTCTGCTGCAAAAATTTCCTTTAACGCTTCTTGTTTACTGGCCCCCGCTACGAGGAAAACCACCGAACGGGCTTGGTTAATCAGGGGAATGGTGAAGGTTAACCGCGGTTGGCCGTCTTTATTGCCCACCGTAATTAGGCGATCGCCAACGGTCAGGGCAGGGGTATGGGGAAAAAGGGAAGCGGTGTGGCCGTCGTCCCCCAAACCTAAAAGAATTAAATCAAAGGCGGGAAAATGTCCTGCTTCCACCTGGAAAAAAGTAGCCAACTCATTTTCATAGGTCTGGGCGTCCTGTTCTGCATTGCCGGCAGTGGTAGGCATGGGATGAATATTGGCTTCCGGAATATCCACCTGGTCTAACCAAGCTAACCGGGCCATGCGCTGGTTGCTGTCGGGATGGTCTGCGGGAACATAACGTTCATCCCCCCAAAAAACGTGGATCTTTTCCCAGGGTAGGGCTTGGCGGGCGAGGGCTTCATATAAGGGTTTAGGGGTACTGCCCCCCGATAGGGCAATGGTGCCTTGACCCCGCTCGGCGATCGCCTTGGTAATGCGGGTGGTGACACAGACCAGGGCCCGTTCAATCAAAATTTGTTTATTTGCCAACACATCCACTTGGGGTGCCATGGAAACCTCTGGGGAATGGATAATCTTGTTTTTCCCCTCCATCTTGGGGGTGTTTCCCCTTTAGGTAAAGGAATTGTGGAATTTCTTCATTTTTGGAGCTAATGATGGGCCAATTTGCCGTAACCGCCCAATGCCATTAGCCACGTTACCACCACCAACCAATGGAAAATGGCAATTAACCAAAGGGAGCCACTATGCCAATAAATTGCTGTGGTTGCCACGGCTAATAATCCAGTAAGACCGAGGAAAATAGGTTGGAAAAACACATTTCTCCCCCTGGGGTAAAACAGCAGGGCGTTGAGGGGATGGTAGAGCAAAAACAGCACTAAACTCAGCACCATGGCCCCCAACGTTGGCCAGAAAAGATTTAGTTCCGTGGGATAGGGCAACAGCATAACCCGAAACACCAATTCCTCCCCCAGCGCCGGCAGAAAAAATAGGGCCAGGATCAATTTCCCACTACCAGCAAGGGATTGGCCCCACCATTGCCATTGCAAAAAGCCAAATTTAAAGCCCAAGGTCATGGCGATCGCCCCATAAACAATGATGGTGATGGCTAAAAACCACCAATCCTGGGGCCGGGGTAAAAACACTATCGCGGCCAAAATGCGCCGAGCTAAAGCCGACAGAACAGGCACATCGCCAAAAATACCGGTGGGGGCCAGGGGTAAAATTTCTGGCATCGATCCCCCCACTTGGTTGGACCGCATGAACCAAAGCTGGGCCCCCTGTTCCAGGAAAATTTCGTTGAGAATATCCTGATTCAACCGGGGCAACATGGACTGCCAAGTGAGCAGGGCATTGGCCAGGGTATTTTCCTGGATGAAATCGTATTGATTGGTGGGATTATCTGGATCTAAACCGGCTAGGGTGGCGGCATTGTTTTGCCAATCTTCCCTGGTAATCCCCCTGGGTTTTAACATCGTCAGCAGGCGATCGCCTAATTGGTGTAGCCGTTGAAAACGTTGGGTTTCCGGAGAATTAGGATGCTGGGCTAACCAGGTCAAAATTTCCGGGTTACCCTCCACCTGCCGTTGTAAAGTAATGATGGCTAAGTACAGAGCTTGGTTAGAATCCTGCACGCAGGAAGCCGCGGGACTGACCCCTGCATAGCCAGTGCCATCGCCGGTGCGGTAGCGGGCCATCATAATTTGCAACTGTTTTTGCAACTCATCCAGGGGAGAAAGTATGGAGCCGCCGAAGTTATAGTCCTCCAGCACATCCAGCTTGACCACCACATCTGAAAAAGGACGACTCTGAATCCAGCCCCGTTGTAAATTTCCGGCATAGTTTTCCCAGGTTTGGGAACCAGCGACAATGCCCTGGGGGTTATGGGCATAGACCTGGTAGTAGGGGATTTCCCACTGCAACTCGTCCGTAAAAGGATCCCGGACAACTTTTGGCAAGCTAAAGGAAAAATGCCCCGTCACTGTGCCCAACATGATCTTTTCCCCTAATTTCCCCCCAATGCCCCCAAATAGATGCATTCCCAACAGGCGATCGCCCTCCTGCCATTGGCCTAGGGCTACCTCGGGGGAATCACTGCGGGGATCAACTAAAACCTTTTGGGCCGTACCTTTTCTTTCGGGGGTATGGTACCAATTGCCATGGTGGATGTAGTTGCGACCGGGGCCAAGGCGGAAAATTTGTTCATCGGGTTGCAGTTGCACCAAAGAGCGGGGTTTGAGGGACTGCACGGTAAATATGCCATCTTTACCCTGGGCGCCATAGACGTACCAACCCGCCCGACCCACTGGGGAGGTAGCCAAATCCCTGGGGGTAGAAATAAAACGATCGCCGTTTAAGCGGGGTTGTTGGGGAATGCGAATGGTTTCTTGGGGGCCGTCAAACTGTTTACTGCCAGGGTTGTAATGTTGCACCAGCATCAAATCCGCTGGGCAGGGTTTAGTTCCAGGGCAATCCTGCGCTATGGCACTGGCGGGAGCATTGGGAGCAGGGCCGATAATTTTAACCAAGGCTTGATAGCGTCCCGTGACCATTTCCGGCATGGTCGCCAACTTAATTTCGGCCTGGTTGCCCATGGGGATATTAACTTCGGCTTGGTCAAACCGCACCAGCACATCGTCCACTGGCCTAGCCCCAGCCAAAGATTGCAAAGGTCCCACCTGTGATCGCCCATTTAAACGGTTGGGCAATAAATTTCCCGCCCGTTCACTCTCCACAGCATCAGGGCTGAAATTCACGTCGGTGGTAACTAGTTTTAAATACCTTTCCAAACCTGCATTGGCTTGCCAGGTGAGCCGGAGTTTTTGGCCCACTAGTCCCTGTTGCGTGGGGGGAGCTTGGTACAGTTCCAGCCAAACCCAATCCCCCGCAGTGGCTTTGGTTGCTTCCACCGTGGGCAAAATTAAACGCCCCAACCAAGTACCTAGGGGTCGATAATACCTACTGTTTAAACTCTGTTGCAGGGGATAGTAATCCACCTGATTGGCGGGCAACTGACTGCTAATTTGATAATCTGGTATGCGGTCGGGGGTATCCTGGGATCGAAACAGCGTAGCTAGGGAAATTACCACCAGAGCGGCGATCGCCACCAATACTATCCGCCAGCGCCATTGCTTCATCTGTGGACTGCCCTAAAAATTGCCATAAAAAAACACCTGGGGCGTCTTTCCTTGTTTCGACTCCAGATGTTTTTCTAATTTCCTCACACCTGTCCCAAGTATAAATCACTAACGCAGATTGTCAAGGCTTCCACCAGTCAAAAAAGCCGATTTTCAAGAAATGCTAACTTAAAGTTGAACCCCAAATCCTTTTCCTGCGTCCTCCAGCCTAGATTGTGAAATTTTCCTAAAATTCTTCAACTAGCACAATCCCTAGCCCAGTAAGGTTCTCGGCTTCTAATAAAATCCAGTCAATCTTTTCTAACGGCTCCCAGCCTAACGAAGTTAAGAGTTGTACAGAAGCCATCCCCCTTTCGATAACCACGCTAAGATTACGGAGGATTGGCTGAAAGCCCAGGTTTAGAGGTGAGTTCCGTATTTGTGTCCGACAAACATCACCTCTGAAAGAGTGTTTTAAAAGCCCCCCCTGCCCCCAAGTTTGGGGGAAAACTAAGACTTGCAAACACGCTCTGAGTGGTTTTTCCCTCTCTAATCTGACCCTGTAATTGGTTCTTGCATCGTCCATTTAGGCAACCCTGGTTAACCGCCATTGGTTTCCTAGTCAGGGTCCCCGGACCGTCATTAATTAGCCTTTCCGGACAAGGCCTCTGTGAAAATCTTAAAAAAGTATTAAGATTTTAAAAGCTAGCTTATTTTCGGAGGAAATGTGTTTACTCGACTTGCCCAGCAACACCGCGATTTCGTTAAGGATTTAGTCATGAGCCTGAGGGCCCTAGCCACTGTGCTCGAAAATCGGGGCTTCATTGCTTCTTGCTACACCTGTGGTGACCAACTCAACAGTGCTTCCTTCATGGTGAGCCTGGGGGAAAATCATCTCATTCGCTTTTTGGTATCGGACTATGGCATTACCTGGACAGAAATGCGGGATGACAGGGAATTGATGAAGTTAGAAGGCGCCGAGGCGATCGCCCAATTGGAAGAGTTGGCCAACGTAGTCAAATACTCCCTAGCCGATGCTCCCAAAAACAGCCGTAAAAAGCGGAAAAATGCCCAGCTACAATTGGTCTAGAAGCGGGGGATGGACCCCTTTACCCCATCCATAATTGCTGACTAGCCTAGTTGTGGTTGGATAATGACTAAACGGTAATTAGACGGTAATTAGTTGGTGGCTGAATGCACCCCATTGATGACCTTGGGCAAATGGTGGGGATCAAAATAGTTAGTTTTGCCGTAGGGCGCTAGGGCTTTGAGTACCTCCCGGCCGTAACTGCGGGAATTAACCCGGTCGTCAAGGATCGCCAACCATCCGCCGGATTCCCTGAGGGGTAACACTGCCTGTTGTAAATCCTTTAACGCTACCGGTAGTAGATAATCCCGGAACCAGTCTTGATGATGGCGTTTGTGGTGCTGTACCCGTTTAGCTACTAAGGGATTCTCCAAAGAAGGAATGGGCAAAGTGCCCAAAATGAGCAAGGCCGGCGGGGGAAACTGTTCCCGTTGAGCACACCAGTATTGCCAACCTGCCACCAAAATGCCTGGAGCTAAGCTAGGAGAGGGTTCCACTTTCACTCCGGAACCAAATTTAGCCGCTAATTGACTGCCTAGTTGGGCTTTTAAGGGTAAATCATCAAGCAAAATCACCACAAACGTGTCCGGTTGCACCGCCATAATTTCCGTCAAAATCCGTTCGATTTCCGTCAGCAAAGTGGTTTGGAAAGCGGGGGTGTTGGGCAAAGGGAGGCGATCGGGCTGGTAAATAGTCAATCCGTCTTGCAGGCGGTGGGGCGAAAATTTTAGACAAAGTAAATCCCCTAGACCCAGGGTTTTGCAATAGGTGGGGGCGGTTTTTTCCGCGTCTAAAAAACTACCAATGAGCACAAAAGCCGCCTGGTTTTCCCCAACGAAATCCCCTTGCCCTTGATCGGAATTTTGCCAAATGTTTGCCAGCCAGGGTTGTACGTTAACTGGGCTGACGTGGAGACTAATTTTCCCCTGTTGTCGATTCACCTCTGCCCAAAGGAGGTGATTGTCTGTTTGTTCTTGCCAAAATTGCCAAAACCGCTGAATTTTCCGAATATTTTCTTGCTTAATAGCATTTTCACCTTGACTAATCGTTAACTGTTCCGTTACAGCCTGATTCAAATCCTGTAGTTCTTCCCCATCCAGGGGATAAAAACCGTGGGGATTGACGGGGCGGGCAAAAAGGGACTGACTGAGCCGACTCCAATGGGTCAGCGCTTTATCTTGACTCTGGGGCGTTTGGGCAAATAGGGGTTGGAGGGTGCCCCAATCTAAATGGTGGGAAAGAAAATCCCTCGTCCAATCCTCTAGATATTCCACCTGCTCGATCGCCGTGAGGGCAGGGGATGGCTGGCAAGCTCGGGCTAAACTTTCCCGTAACCATTGGGCCGGGGTGATAATAGCGGGCCAGATAATACGCAATTTAGGATCATTGCCCTTTAGATCCTTTTCTAAGGCCGGGAGAATGGTATGCTCCAAATCCTGCTTACGCTTGGCGGTGGTGACCAAACGGATGGGCTGATCACTGAGCAGACAGGGCAACAGGTAACTGGGGCCATAGGTGGGGGGCAAACAACCAGTCTGAATCAAGGCCGATCGCCGCAGTCGCAGGGCCCGGGACACCAAACGGCCCATGGTCAACGCATGGGGCCAGGGGGGGATGGCTTGTTGGCGCTGTTGGGCTTTGAGCAGATGGTGAACTTGGGTTTCGAGTAGTCCCATGGGGGTGTTTTTTCGGCCACTACCGGGATCTATGCCATGATGGAAAGTTAACGCAATTAATGTCATTAAGGTAAAAAAGCATGGCTGAAATTCAGTTTTCCAAAGGAGTTGCAGAAACCGTTGTCCCAGAAGTTCGCCTCAGCAAGTCTAAAAATGGACAATCTGGCATGGCTAAATTTTATTTCTTGGAACCGACAATTCTAGCGAAAGAAAGCACCGATGATATTACGGGCATGTATTTAATCGACGATGAAGGGGAAATTATCACCAGGGAAGTGAAGGGCAAATTTATCAATGGCCGCCCCACGGCGATCGAGGCCACGGTGATTCTCAACACCCAACCGGAATGGGACCGCTTTATGCGCTTTATGGAACGCTACGGCGAGGAAAATGGCTTAGGTTTCTCCAAATCTTAAATAATTTCCTGATTATTTCCGGTGGCGATGCGGCATTCCTTCTCCCAAGCTTCCCAGCCTAGCCAGACGTGGCCTTACTGGTATCTGGTGCCCATTTATCCCTACCGCCAAAGGCGGACTTTACTACGGGAAGTGGTGCCGGACACCATTTGGGTACTGGAACAGGTACAGGGAATTTTCTACGTAGTGGTGCCCATCCGCATGACAGTGGTGCGCTTAAATACAGGGGGATTATTAATTTACTCTCCCATTGCCCCGACGGAGGAATGTGTAAAACTGCTGGGGCAATTAACGGCGAAGTATGGCCCGGTTAAGTATATTATTTTGCCCACCATTTCCGGGCTAGAACATAAGGCTAATGTGGCTCCCCTAGCCCGCCGCTTTCCAGAGGCAACGGTGTATGTGGCCCCAGGGCAATGGAGTTTTCCCCTTAATTTACCCCTGAGTTGGCTAGGCTTTCCCGGCGATCGTACTAAAGTTTTACCTGCTGACAGTGCCGAAACTCCCTTTGCTGGGGAATTTGATTACGCTTACCTCGGGCCATTGGATTTACGGCTGGGAAAATTTGGTGAAGTGGCCTTTTTCCATTGGCCTAGCCATAGTTTGTTGGTGACAGATACTCTGCTGGTGTTATCGGAAAATCCGCCCTCGGTGTTGGAGTTAGACCCTACTCCCCTGCTGTTCCATGCTAGGGATAATGCCACAGATAAAGTGGAAAATACTTTGGTTAATCGGGCCAAGGGTTGGCAACGAATTTGTTTATTTTCCCTCTATTTCCAAGCTAGTACCCTGGAAGTGCCCCAATGGGGACAGGTGTGGCAAGAAGCACAGCAAGTCAGCGATCGCCGTCGGGAAAATTATTTTGGTTTGTATCCATTCCGTTGGCGCGGGGATTGGCAGAACACATTTCAAACCCTGTGGGGAGATGGAAAAGTTCAGGTAGCACCCATTTTGCAAGAGTTAATTCTCAATCGAGAACCAGAAACAGTTTGGCAATGGGGGGAAAAAATCACAAGTTGGCCGATAGAAAAATTAATCCCTTGTCACTTTTCTGCCCCAGTGATTACCAATGGCGAACAAATACTTCAGGCCTTTAGTTTTTTGCAAAAATCCTCCTCCCCCAATGATTTATTGCCCCAAGAGGATCGACGAATTCTACAACGGATTGATCAATTCCTAGTGCGCTGGCGCATCACTCCTCCCCGGGCGGGCAAAAGTTTGCATTAAAAAACTAAGCAATGGGGCACTGCACTGGATGTAAAAAACCCTCCACTTGAAGGGTTTAGATTTCCGAAAATTGTTGCTTAAGTTGTAAAAGTTCCCTTTAAACGCCCCTCGCCATGAACAGTATCCTATCCCCCCTTAGTGTTACAGTCGGTGGTTCCCTCTGGTGGAACGGTTTCACCGCCGACCTGACCATTACCAATACCTCCAGTAGTGCCCTCAGCAATTGGACCTATACCTTCGACACGGCCCATAAAATTTCCGGTAATCCCTGGGGGGCTACCTTTACCAGCGTGGATTTAGGCAATGGCATTACCCGCTACACCCTCACCGGGGCCGGTTGGGCTTCAAGCATTCCCCCCGGCGGTTCTGTCACCATCGGCTTTAACGGCTCCCAAGGAACGGCGATCGGTAACAGTGGCTCTTTAACCTCTGCCCTACTATTCACTAACGCTGGGGGCAATACCGGGGGCACTGGGGGAGAACATCACCATCCCGATCCTGATCCAGTTGTCGATCCAGATCCTATAACGCCCACGGATCCAGTGGTGGAACCTAATCCTGGCATCGGTAGGGTATTTGCCATTAATCCTGCGGCCGCCGATATTATCGGTTTTAATCCTGCGCTGGATAGATTAGATTTTGGCGATGTGTCGGTCCATAACCTGATCGTCGGTAAAACGAGCACAGGGGAAGTGGCCATAATTAATCCCTGGGCCTGGACTCCTGAGTTTCAGATTATCCGGGGAGTTAGCTTTGATGATCTGACGGCGGCCAATTTTGGCATTGTGCAAAACGAGCATCTGCGCCAGGATGTTGGCGGGGTACTGAGTTGGGAATTAGGATTGGGGCCCAGAAATAGTAATACGGTTTATGTCCGTTCCCATGAGTATGGGGTGCAGGAAAGGATTGAAAATTTTAACCCCGCCACCATGAAGTTAAGCTTTCTCTACTACGGTACTAGGGAAAGACTGACCGTCAGCGATACGGCGGAAGGTTTATTGATTTCCACCCAACCCACGGGGCAAAGTTTATTGTTGGTGGGGGTGACCCGCAGCCAATTAATCCCGGCTAACTTGGAATTTCACCATGACCAGGTGGTGGAAGACCGATTGGAAGACGCTTTTGGGGTCACTGTCGCTCAAGTTACCATCGTCAGTCGTAATGGTTTAGCTACTCCCCAGGGGCCAGCGGGGCAAATTACCGATGGGCATCAGAGTCGGCCGGGTAACGGCTTAACCCTCATTGGTGGTGGGGAATTTAGCGGCGGGGCCGGGGGTCATGGCAGTGGCGATGATCACGGTCACCATGACCACGGTGGAGGTATGGGGGGAGGTACTACCGATCCTCCTGTTACCGATCCGGATCCAGTTACTCCACCCCCCACTGATCCCGTTTCTCCGACTAGTCCTTTTACCGT containing:
- the psb28 gene encoding photosystem II reaction center protein Psb28 — encoded protein: MAEIQFSKGVAETVVPEVRLSKSKNGQSGMAKFYFLEPTILAKESTDDITGMYLIDDEGEIITREVKGKFINGRPTAIEATVILNTQPEWDRFMRFMERYGEENGLGFSKS
- a CDS encoding DUF4336 domain-containing protein, whose translation is MAMRHSFSQASQPSQTWPYWYLVPIYPYRQRRTLLREVVPDTIWVLEQVQGIFYVVVPIRMTVVRLNTGGLLIYSPIAPTEECVKLLGQLTAKYGPVKYIILPTISGLEHKANVAPLARRFPEATVYVAPGQWSFPLNLPLSWLGFPGDRTKVLPADSAETPFAGEFDYAYLGPLDLRLGKFGEVAFFHWPSHSLLVTDTLLVLSENPPSVLELDPTPLLFHARDNATDKVENTLVNRAKGWQRICLFSLYFQASTLEVPQWGQVWQEAQQVSDRRRENYFGLYPFRWRGDWQNTFQTLWGDGKVQVAPILQELILNREPETVWQWGEKITSWPIEKLIPCHFSAPVITNGEQILQAFSFLQKSSSPNDLLPQEDRRILQRIDQFLVRWRITPPRAGKSLH